Proteins encoded in a region of the Kryptolebias marmoratus isolate JLee-2015 linkage group LG14, ASM164957v2, whole genome shotgun sequence genome:
- the hpse gene encoding heparanase — translation MRTVLLLLTLTSFSLGADALGGGQGRVDGPDPELLLDPDLSAVFRRVDPRFLSVTIDASLASEERFMLLLRSQKIRTLAKALSPAFLRFGGTSQDFMVFSPRRSRQPDAGLTADESCGDMRLPWWLESRLKEDWALQQLVLVKEEQQRKYRRVRFTELTVDLLHSFSSCSGLNLIFGLNALLRTDDNSWNSSNARSLLQYCESKRYNMSWELGNEPNSFEKKAGIRVDGYQLGMDFAHLRRMMSESELYRNAGLYGPDVGQPRDHRVDLLKSFLQSGAEAVDACTWHHYYVNGRDTSLKDFLDPGVLDTLALKINEVLKTVKQASPGKPVWLGETSSAFGGGAAGLSDAFVSGFMWLDKLGLGARLGLDIMMRQVLVGSGSYHMIDDNLDPLPDYWLSVLYKRLVGPEVLQIQAVSDFGQSKRVRLYLHCANKKSYTSGSVVLISMNLSKKAVRISAPALVSNSTVDAFVLQSDRPGEEGLSSRCVKLNGAALKMVDDKTLPDLSGVRLRPAEHVQLPAHSLAFFVFPDAKAAACR, via the exons ATGAGGAccgtcctgctgctgctgacactAACCTCCTTCTCTTTGGGGGCCGACGCGCTCGGAGGAGGACAGGGACGCGTTGATGGACCGGATCCCGAGCTGCTTCTGGATCCGGACCTGTCGGCGGTGTTCCGCCGGGTGGATCCGCGCTTTCTGTCGGTTACCATCGACGCGAGCCTGGCCTCAGAGGAGAGGTTCATGCTCCTGCTCAG ATCTCAGAAGATCAGGACTCTGGCCAAAGCTCTGAGTCCGGCCTTTTTGAGGTTTGGGGGGACGAGCCAGGACTTCATGGTGTTCAGCCCTCGGAGGAGCAGACAGCCGGATGCAGGTCTCACTGCAG ACGAGTCCTGCGGCGACATGCGGCTGCCCTGGTGGCTGGAGAGCAGGCTGAAGGAGGACTgggctctgcagcagctggtccTCGTcaaagaggagcagcagaggaagtACCGGAGAGTCCGCTTCACAG AGCTCACCGTGGACCTGCTGCActccttcagcagctgctcGGGCCTGAATCTGATCTTCGGCCTCAACGCTCTGCTCAGGACGGACGACAACAGCTGGAACAGCAGCAACGCCCGCTCCCTGCTGCAGTACTGCGAGTCCAAACGATACAACATGTCGTGGGAGCTGGGGAACG AGCCAAACAGCTTCGAGAAGAAAGCTGGGATCCGGGTGGACGGCTATCAGCTCGGGATGGATTTCGCCCACCTCAGACGGATGATGTCGGAGTCCGAACTTTACCGGAACGCTGGGCTGTACGGGCCGGACGTGGGCCAACCAAGGGACCACAGGGTGGACCTGCTGAAGAG CTTCCTGCAGAGCGGAGCCGAGGCTGTGGATGCCTGCACCTGGCACCA TTATTATGTGAATGGGAGAGACACGTCTTTAAAGGACTTCCTGGATCCCGGTGTTCTCGACACCCTGGCCTTAAAGATCAACGAAGTGCTGAAG ACAGTAAAGCAGGCGTCTCCGGGGAAGCCGGTGTGGCTCGGAGAGACGAGCTCGGCCTTCGGAGGGGGAGCGGCAGGACTGTCCGACGCATTCGTCTCAGGATTCAT GTGGTTGGATAAATTAGGCCTGGGAGCCAGACTGGGCCTGGACATCATGATGAGGCAAGTGTTGGTCGGATCCGGGAGTTACCACATGATCGATGATAACCTGGATCCTCTTCCT GATTATTGGCTGTCGGTTCTCTACAAGAGGCTCGTTGGACCGGAAGTATTGCAAATACAAGCAGTCTCTGATTTTGGTCAGAGTAAAAGAGTGAGGTTGTATCTGCACTGCGCCAACAAAAAGAG CTACACGAGCGGGTCTGTCGTGTTGATATCAATGAACCTGAGCAAGAAGGCGGTGAGGATCTCGGCCCCTGCTCTTGTCTCCAACAGCACAGTGGACGCTTTTGTCCTTCAGTCCGACCGGCCAGGGGAGGAGGGACTCAGCTCCAG GTGTGTGAAACTGAATGGAGCCGCGTTGAAGATGGTGGACGACAAAACTCTTCCCGACCTCAGCGGAGTGCGCCTCCGCCCGGCGGAGCACGTGCAGCTTCCTGCGCACTCTCTGGCATTCTTTGTCTTTCCGGATGCCAAGGCGGCGGCCTGCCGCTGA